CAGATTTTCAGGTTGCTTTGCTCTAATCGTAATAAAGGAACGGTATTGATGTAACATATTGTAAAGATGCGATTTTGGAAAGAACCAATAGGCGCAGTAGAAGAGCTGTGCTTCTAGCGCCCTCTGGGTCAGCCAAGCATATAAAATCTACGGATCTTTCGACCTACTTCGAAAGTTGACCTACTTTTACCTGGTTTTACATTCTGTAGGTCTCTGAATTAACCCTTTTGGTTACTGATACTTAAAACTTGTCCTGAAAATCTTATAAAACATCAACTCTTTGGATTTATCGCCCCCAAACGCCTAGTTCTAGCAGATTTCTTCATTGTAGAGCCCATATTGATGTTTAATTGTACACGTTTATGCTCATTTGCAGTCTTTCGGTTTCGGTCAGAATCGATCCAGGCGATTTCGAGTTTTTTTGAACTGTCAAAAGTCAGCCGTGTTTTTTCAAGGACGTAGACAAATAAtcatagaaataataaaataggttagaaaatctatgcaaataacTGTCATTTTGACGTCCGACAAAACGTGGGGGATTAACCAATAGAAAATGAGACAGCCTATGTCGCCACTGTGGGGGGGTATATTGTCCAATAagtccatagacatagagacatgagcTGAGCGATGTCAGCATGAATTTGGCTTTTtaatagaaagagagaaataatcgtcgggcatttacctgtctctatTTGTTCACTTAGAGGTGAGCGTGGACCAATAAAAATTCTACAAAGAGGtaactgcatgcccgatgttcagtttctctctgtcacttttttgaccctatttcatgcatagatagaaagggaaggcacagttaatgtctatatgtctatgataaAGTCACTGTAGAAGAGCCGTGCTTCTAGCGCCCTCTGGGTCAACCCAGCATATAAAATCTACGGCTCTTTCGACCTACTTTGAAAGTAGACCTACTTTTACCTGGTTTCTACTCTTCTGTAGGTCTCTGAACTAACCTCTTTGGCTACTAATACTTACAACATGTtctgaaaatcgtataaaactCATCTCTTTGGATTTATCGCCACCAAACGCCTAGTTTGTTGTCATTTATCGTTCTCCGCAGAAATCGGCTTCCACGACAACATTCCAAACTTCTTCCCATCACCTGGCCAGTCCCATAAGCACGGTGGAGTCCCTGACCAGAGAATTCGAGCATTCCCTTCCCAAACAATCCTCCTTACCGTCCTCCAAGGAGCCGCCGGAGGTCCAAGAATCCAAGAGTTCGAAGAGCTCCAGGAACTCCACCTTGAAGTCGGTACATTCGCTGGACATAAACCAGGCCCTGAAGGGCCAGTTCGTGGTGAAGCCCCAGGACACCGAGAGTTACAAGGCGAGGAAGAGTTCCAAGGTGGAGATCGCTGAAAAGGTCGGATGCATGTCTTTGGTCAAGGATTTTTCGAGCTCCGTCGCTGCCGGTACTAGGGGGTCTTCCGGTAGGAGTAGCGTGGGGCATTACAGCCTGGGACCGCACAGGTAAGTCTTGTTTTTAACCTTGTTTTTTCCCCGAGAATGAACGTGATTCGACCTAAGGGGCACGAATCAATCGTCGGCTTCCAATTCGAAGGCTAGGAGAAAGTCGGCGGGCGACGAGAACATGATGGCAATGAAGGTTAGGACTCACACCGATTCGGGGAAGCAACTATCTGATCTTGAAATATTGGAACAGGTGACCGTTCTCAATCTGGACACCGGCGAGAGGGTGCCGCTGAGCGtggcagaagacaagctgccgcAATGCATAAATCCGCTGTCGTTGCACATCATGAGGTTGACCTCGGAGTACGTAAGCAGTTCCAGCATGGATAAGAACAAGGTAAAGCCATGAACAAAGTCAAAAACCAGTGGTGACCCTCGAGGAACTATCCTCGGGCACCGCTTCTTCCTGATTTAATCTCGATCGATTTTTTTCTCGATAGGAGTCGGACGAGGAGAGCGTGGACCTGAAGAAATCGGAGATCCCGGTGGTGGACGCGGAGAGTTCGGAGGGTGGTAGGGTGCGTAGGAGGACCGCCAAACTGAAGAGGTTCCTGGACTCTACCGTCAAGAAGACAATGCATAAGGCGAAGAGCATCGCACAAGAAGTGTCGCACGCCCGTCACAAAGAAGACACCATCGATATCATCGACAACGTGCATCCCGGAGAGCAGAACATTAAGCTTAAAGTGAGCAACCTTAACCTCGAAATTATACTTTAAACCGTCGATTATTCTGTTTAGACCTCGAACTCGCACAAGGGGCCCTACGAGTTCGAGAAGGTCGAGCACGTTCAGGAGCTGAACGACGAACACGAAGGTCCGATATGGTGTATGAAATTCTCTTGCTGCGGTAAGTTACTGGCGACCGCCGGACAAGATAAGGTGTTGAGGATATGGATCGTTAGGGACGCGTTCCAGTTCTTCCAGGTGGGTGGACGTCGAAGAGATGTGTGGATAGAGGAGGCATGACTAATATCTCCGTAGCGAAGGACACTAATCGATGTAGCGAAGGCCAATGATCGCCGTTTCGACAGAAACATTATTAAATGCAATCATCACCGTAGCCATGGCAGATTATCGGCTTAGCGAAGGTCACTTATCGCCATAGCGAAGGCCATTTATCGCCATAACGGAGGCCAATCATCGCCGTTCCGATAGAAACGTTATTTAACGCGATACGAGCAATCACCGCGGCCATGGCCAATAAATCGGCGTAACGGAAGTCTGTCATCGTTGTAGCGGTGGCCAATTATCGATATAGCTAAGACCAGTTATCGCCATAGCGAAGGACATTTATCGCTATAGCGAAGATCAATTGTCGACATAGCGAAGATCATTTATCGGCATAGCGGAGGACATTTATCGCTATAGCGAATGCCATTTATCGCTATAGTGAAGATCATTTATCGGCATAGCGAAAACCACTTATCGTCATAGCGAAGGCCATTTATCGCTATAGCGAAGAACAGTTACCGCCATATCAAAAACCAGTTATGGGCATAGCGAAGGCCATTTATCGCTATAGCGGAGGCCAATCATCGCCATTCCCATAGAAACATTATTTAACGCGATACAAGCAATAACCGTGGCCTTGTCCATTTATCGGCGTAGCGAAAGTCAGTCATCGCTGTAGCGAAAGCCAATTCTCGCTATTTCGATAGAAACATGAATGCAATACGGCCAATTATTGGCTTAGCGAAGGCCATTTATCGCCATAGCGGAGGCCAATCATCGTCGAAACAAACAAATACCATGGCCTTGACCATTTATCACCGCAGCCAATTTTCGGCTAAGCAAATGCCAGTTTTCGCCATAGCAAACGTCAATCATCACCCATCCCACAGGAATATTAATGATAAAAGCGATGGCCAACCCGCTTAAGCTGCAGTCCACTCATTAGACATCTTTCGATGGACCTTGCCTCCTCTATCCACATAAATTTCATATTTATGTGGCGTATAATGCAGGTTTTTTCTGTCGTGCATCGGTTCTCTTTCGAATTTTCAGGAGATGCGGACCAAGTACAACGCGGAAAAGGTATCCCCCACCCCGTCGCAGGAATCCCTCGTCTCCCACCACTCGAACGACGCGAGCGCCAGTCTGGCCAACATGGAGGCGATGAACAGCAACCGGGAGAACTCCAAGCTGGTGTTCATGCCGAAACCCTTCTGCACCTACTCCGGCCACACGTCCGACCTGCTGGACGTGTCCTGGTCCAAGAACTACTTCATACTGTCCTCCTCGATGGACAAGACGGTCAGACTGTGGCACATATCGCGCAAGGAGTGCCTGTGCTGCTTCCAGCACATCGATTTCGTCACGGCTATCGTCTTCCATCCCAGGGACGACAGGTACTTCCTCAGCGGCTCGCTGGACGGTAAACTGAGGCTGTGGAACATCCCCGATAAGAAGGTGGCCGTCTGGAACGAGGTGGAGGGCACCACGAAGCTTATAACGGCCGCGAACTTCTGTCAGAACGGCATGTTTGCGGTGGTCGGGACGTACGACGGGCGGTGCATCTTCTACAACACCGATCAGTTGAAGTATCACACCCAGATCCACGTGAGGTCTTCCAGGGGTAGGAACGCGGTTGGTAGGAAGATCAGCGGTATCGAACCGATGCCGGGGCAGGATAAGATACTGATAACGTCGAATGATAGCAGGATCAGGTTGTACGACCTGATCGACCTCAACGTCAGCTGCAAGTACAAGGTAAAACATAGTATTTATGTATCAAGGACGAGACAATACAGTCTTTTTCCGAGGTACATATCAAGGACGATCTTTCAGGGTTACGTGAACATGAGCAGTCAGATCAAGGCGAGCTTCAGCCACGACGGGAAGTACGTGGTCAGCGGTTCGGAGAACAGGGACGTGTACATCTGGAAGACCAACCACGACTACGCCAAGTTCTCCTCGGTGAGACGGGACCGCAACGATTTCTGGGAGGCGATAAAGGCGCACAACAACACGGTGACCTGCGCAATATTCGCTCCTAACCCGGAGAGCATAATCAAGATGGTGGAGGAGGCTACTAGGTCGGAGGCGCAGGAGGACGAAGATAATAAGGTCGGTGTTTGGGGGATTGTTGAGGTTAGGGGTTTAATCGTATCGTTTTCAGGTGGAGGATCCGATAGTGGAACAGCACACGAAGGGTTGCGGGGGGTACGTGTTGGTATCGGCCGATTTCAACGGCTGCATCAAAGTATTCATAAATAAGATGAAACCAAAACATAGTTCGTTACCGGTTTCGGCCATGGCTTAATGATTTTTACCGATCGAATCGTTGAAAGTTCGCTTATAATTTGTTTGTTAATTCTTTTTATCCAAATTTTATAGAATCTAATCGAAATGAATATTGTAGAAAGTTATTGTATTTATTGTAAATTGgttgtatataaaattttagaaaaattacCCCATCTTTTTTTTATCACCCGGATAATCGGATTTAAAGACACCTCTCGCATTGAATAATTTAATAAAAGTTTACAAAACTACGACGGATTTCATTTCCACGACGTTTTTCTCCTGTTGATTTCCTTCTGGTTCTGATTCTCGAGTAGATCCGGAACATATTGCGTCGatccctgaaaatttcaaattagaaATGGAGAACGATGGAATAGGTGAAATGCTCACCGTTGCCGATTGCCACATTGAAGCGTCTGTTGTGGGCTGTTCGCTGTGGTATTTCTGAGGACTCTGTTTCTCCTTGCTTTCCGCGGGGTTGCCAGGCTGTTTGTGAAGTAGCTAAAAGGTAAGTGTCGAGATGAAACCTCACTTTACAACAAAGTTTCtgaagaatatattgaaaagcCTATATAATAATGGAAGCACATTCAATTACAACTCCCCCCTCAGAAATTCAGCCTTCATTACCCCCTTCAGAAATTTGAGCTTCATTACACCCCACCAACTTAGAGAAAAACATCTCAAGCCGCCCATACAACAGACCTTGAAACAATCattaaattaataaattaacaAATGGATAAATACCAAATTGATGTATCTCTGAAGATGTCCATCATCCTGCTGCCTACCACCCCTACTTCTCGATGCCACCGAACTCCTCTGTCCGTGACCCTCCTTCCTGTGGTGGTTCCTCTTGTCCGACTGTTGATTCTGATGATAACCTTCCTTCCCGTTGTGAACGTAATGCTGATTTCTGGACTTATCCTCGAACTCCTGACTCAGCAACGCCTCCATGTTCTGATACGACTTCGATTGGAGCGAATGCAGCTGATCCATCGTGCTGGAACTGTCTTCTTGCGGCGCCGGACTCCTTCCGTTGTTCAGTATACGCAGCGCTTCGGTCCACTGGGCCTCCATCACCTTCTGCAGCTGTTTCAGCAGGTCCGACTTCTTGTCCTGCTGACGTTCGTAGTTGGTTTGCATCTCGTAGAGTCGCTGATCCAACTGCGCGATCTTGACCTGTTTCAGCTGCATCTCTTCCTGGTGCTTCTGCTCGATCAGGTTTATTTCCAGGGTGTatctggaaatttttcgaatgtGGCAACACTGTAAATTTTCCCCCGATCGCTAAGGGAACATGCTCGATACTAGTATCGCCAGAAGATTCATCGTTATGGACCGATTCGCCTAAGAAATTACTGTAATaaataccgaggctaaaaacaGTTTTTTACGAGCACGATCGATGTAAAGTATCCCGTTCTATGATCCCTGTTAAAGTGACTTcagtcaaaactgacgttaacctgcCATCGACTGTCAAAGTCAAAATTTTCTCTGGTCATCGATTTCAGCGAGTAAAGAAATTAATTCACGGAAAAGTCAGTGGCGTCGGAGCCGGACGGGCTGAATGAAGAAACCCTGCTTACTTATCGTTTATCTGCTGTATGTGCAAGGCTGCAGACTTGGCGATCTCCAATTCCTTCTTCTCGAGCTGTTCCTTCATCTTCTGTTCGGCTTCGTCCAGCTGCGCCTGAAACTCCTTGAGCTTGTTCTGTACTAAGAGTTCCACCTGGCCCTGGTAAAAGTTCCTCAGCTCCTTCTTGTTGCTGTCCAATTTAGCCTGAAGTTCCGCTAGATTTTCCATCAGCGATTCCTGTTGGTTAAACGAAAGATATATAACTGTTGAGATAAATTCAACATCTGACTACCTCTTTCTTTTTTCTCCCTTCCAGTTCTTCGTGCAACACTTTGTTCTGCTCGTGCAGCTGAGATACGTTCTGTCTTTCGGCCTTTATCTCTTCCTGTATCAGATCGTACTCAGTTTTGATAGTTGAGAAATCTTTTTGGCACATCTCGACGGCTGCTTGGCACTGGGAGACCTCTTTTTTGGCATGCAATAGAATATTCTTCGACTTAAAAAAGATTTATCTTCAACACAAACTCTCTCGCATCGTGCTATATCTTACCTCATTCAATTCCAACTCTTTGTTAGCCAATATATTAGACAACTGATTATTTTTCTCTCCCTCACTGGACAGCCTCTCTTCCAATTCTCTATTTGCGCACTTCAACGCTTCGTTCTCTACTCTCAACTCCTCAAACTTCTTGTCCAACTGTTCCAGTTTCGTCTTACATTCGTGCACAATGTTCAGGGCTTGTTTCGTTTCGTTCCTGTGGAATTCGATTCTCTGGAAAACGAAAAGACCAGCTTTGAACAAAAAAACGGTAAGTAggcaatgaaattttgacaggTGACGTTTTGTCATCAAACGTCAAATGTCAAATTTCCACAGCCTACTTCAAGATGCCTGAAATTATATTCACCTCCTCGCTCTCTTCGGCTACCTTCTTATTCTGGATGGCCAGTCTTTCGACATCCTTCTCCAACTGATCCCTCTCTCTAACCACCATTTTAAACTTCACCGAGGCCTTTTCCCAAGCGTCGTGAAACTTTAAAATGGCGTTATCTTTGGCTTCGTCCACTTGAATAGCAACCGCAAGTTTTTCTTGCTGTTCAAGTATCTTATTCTGCAGCTGTTGGATCAGTTCTTCGCAATGCTAAAATGGACTCATATTAACAACTCGACTGTTATCTAAAGATAAAAATTCTGCCGTTCCACAAGTGAGAAGGATACTTTCAAATCAAAGAGATGCCAGATTTCCTCAATTTTCCTTAAATCTACTGAAAAAACTTGCCACTCACAGTCCGCCTGAGTTTTTCCTCTTGAAGCCTCTGTATGCATTTATCTGAGCTCGTCTCGACCTCTTTTTTCTCGTTCTTCCAGAGGTTGATCAGACTGAGGCTGCCGAGCCTCTGATCGCTCACTGGTCTCATCAACTTTCTCGTCGGATCGTGGAAACTGCTGAATTCTGGGGAGTGCGTCTGGTCCAGTAATTTCTGATGGACAGTCAGCGTTTCTTTGGCGTTGGAATGGATGTCGCATTGCGGGGAAGAAATGCTCCTTTTCGTGAAATTGCTACTTGTGCTGTAATTTTCTGTCATCGTACGATCAGTGTGCAAATTACTGTTGTTTGATGTTTTTCTTTCGATGTTATTTTCTATCAAAGCATGATTCAAATAGCCATACAACGGTGGATCTcgatttttctcgttttctgctatCGTCATTGACTCAGTTTTCTTACCAGTTGGTTGGTATAGAACTGTAGATTTATCAGTGAAAGAAGAAGAATCTGTCGATGATGTACTGAACGTTTCTATGCCCTTCCTCCATTCCATGGGTGTTTGGTATCCTGTATTCTTTTCAGAAGAATTCGAGGAAATTGTTCCGGTCTTGTTATCACACATATTCTTGATTTTCTCTTCTTGTTTGTCCATTTCTTaccaaaaaaaatatcaaaagctAAAGGCTTGATTTATCAATCAATTCTATGAGAAACATAGAAATAATATGCAATATAAAATCAGaagattgaaagaaaaatgtataaaaTACTAACTATAACTAAAAACACAACTTGAACAAATCAACTGACCTTTCAAAAGTTGATGAACATCAACTGCAGTCTTACTTGGATGTGAATTTTCGCAACCAGCAAAATCCAAACTTCTTGCTGTGTTTGATTTAACCGGCTCAACGTTAGACAAGAAATTATCAATCTCCTCAATTATATTATTTTCCTCCATCACAGGTTGTTTATCTATCCCTATTTCGGCAAGCGTATCCCCCTCTACGATCTTAGATTTAGGTGCCATCCTGTAAGGTTTCTTGAACAGTTTAATCTCTTCATCGTACTTGGGAGAGTTGGGAAAGGATTTCAGCATCAGTTTGCTTCTTGGTTTCTGGGGAGTACTTTGTGTGCTGAAACATGGGGGTACAGTGCTCCTTCGATAGTCAGAGCCTTGTGGTAAACTTTCGTAACTGTAGCACCTCCTACAAGCATTGTTAGAATCGCTGCTCTGCATGTTGAGAAAGGCGTCGATTGAATTGGTCACGGATCCCAGACTGATATCAGATGAATTTTCGATACTAGTGATTCTGCTTTTCAATTTAGATACTTGGGTGATGAGTTTGTCTACTATATCGTAGTACGGTACTACTTCGATTTGGTCCTCAATATGTGGTGT
The window above is part of the Coccinella septempunctata chromosome 8, icCocSept1.1, whole genome shotgun sequence genome. Proteins encoded here:
- the LOC123319034 gene encoding WD repeat-containing protein 44 isoform X1 — encoded protein: MSNNSDSDEFYDAEEDVSSHPNRSRKSRTLSRDLTQRANSEPNVFKKCQSNKDEASKDEDETSEASSDALGRNRKKFKELRQKLQNDDDDPPIGECVQPDSQTSSVEGVSVGPSKITQPFRVIEHDTVSLQSHSSLGRLGRILGNATDSGTIPENGRKAVSVSALSSSSLDSGSTPSSKGVSQFPSISTLTAIRPAQNVETPAKLQEPDVIASTKTSTATSSSLIKAPVAPPRRKKKNKEVGSLNLTKSASTTTFQTSSHHLASPISTVESLTREFEHSLPKQSSLPSSKEPPEVQESKSSKSSRNSTLKSVHSLDINQALKGQFVVKPQDTESYKARKSSKVEIAEKVGCMSLVKDFSSSVAAGTRGSSGRSSVGHYSLGPHRGTNQSSASNSKARRKSAGDENMMAMKVRTHTDSGKQLSDLEILEQVTVLNLDTGERVPLSVAEDKLPQCINPLSLHIMRLTSEYVSSSSMDKNKESDEESVDLKKSEIPVVDAESSEGGRVRRRTAKLKRFLDSTVKKTMHKAKSIAQEVSHARHKEDTIDIIDNVHPGEQNIKLKTSNSHKGPYEFEKVEHVQELNDEHEGPIWCMKFSCCGKLLATAGQDKVLRIWIVRDAFQFFQEMRTKYNAEKVSPTPSQESLVSHHSNDASASLANMEAMNSNRENSKLVFMPKPFCTYSGHTSDLLDVSWSKNYFILSSSMDKTVRLWHISRKECLCCFQHIDFVTAIVFHPRDDRYFLSGSLDGKLRLWNIPDKKVAVWNEVEGTTKLITAANFCQNGMFAVVGTYDGRCIFYNTDQLKYHTQIHVRSSRGRNAVGRKISGIEPMPGQDKILITSNDSRIRLYDLIDLNVSCKYKGYVNMSSQIKASFSHDGKYVVSGSENRDVYIWKTNHDYAKFSSVRRDRNDFWEAIKAHNNTVTCAIFAPNPESIIKMVEEATRSEAQEDEDNKVEDPIVEQHTKGCGGYVLVSADFNGCIKVFINKMKPKHSSLPVSAMA
- the LOC123319034 gene encoding WD repeat-containing protein 44 isoform X3, which codes for MSNNSDSDEFYDAEEDVSSHPNRSRKSRTLSRDLTQRANSEPNVFKKCQSNKDEASKDEDETSEASSDALGRNRKKFKELRQKLQNDDDDPPIGECVQPDSQTSSVEGVSVGPSKITQPFRVIEHDTVSLQSHSSLGRLGRILGNATDSGTIPENGRKAVSVSALSSSSLDSGSTPSSKGVSQFPSISTLTAIRPAQNVETPAKLQEPDVIASTKTSTATSSSLIKAPVAPPRRKKKNKEVGSLNLTKSASTTTFQTSSHHLASPISTVESLTREFEHSLPKQSSLPSSKEPPEVQESKSSKSSRNSTLKSVHSLDINQALKGQFVVKPQDTESYKARKSSKVEIAEKVGCMSLVKDFSSSVAAGTRGSSGRSSVGHYSLGPHRGTNQSSASNSKARRKSAGDENMMAMKVTVLNLDTGERVPLSVAEDKLPQCINPLSLHIMRLTSEYVSSSSMDKNKESDEESVDLKKSEIPVVDAESSEGGRVRRRTAKLKRFLDSTVKKTMHKAKSIAQEVSHARHKEDTIDIIDNVHPGEQNIKLKTSNSHKGPYEFEKVEHVQELNDEHEGPIWCMKFSCCGKLLATAGQDKVLRIWIVRDAFQFFQEMRTKYNAEKVSPTPSQESLVSHHSNDASASLANMEAMNSNRENSKLVFMPKPFCTYSGHTSDLLDVSWSKNYFILSSSMDKTVRLWHISRKECLCCFQHIDFVTAIVFHPRDDRYFLSGSLDGKLRLWNIPDKKVAVWNEVEGTTKLITAANFCQNGMFAVVGTYDGRCIFYNTDQLKYHTQIHVRSSRGRNAVGRKISGIEPMPGQDKILITSNDSRIRLYDLIDLNVSCKYKGYVNMSSQIKASFSHDGKYVVSGSENRDVYIWKTNHDYAKFSSVRRDRNDFWEAIKAHNNTVTCAIFAPNPESIIKMVEEATRSEAQEDEDNKVEDPIVEQHTKGCGGYVLVSADFNGCIKVFINKMKPKHSSLPVSAMA
- the LOC123319035 gene encoding synaptonemal complex protein 1-like isoform X2 encodes the protein MSGYEIVVRGRRFPFKARLVFQNEHLEKWSSSSISTDSAIYTRQCLKKRNYYFPQYSNYNETIWNYTKCTQSTPQKPRSKLMLKSFPNSPKYDEEIKLFKKPYRMAPKSKIVEGDTLAEIGIDKQPVMEENNIIEEIDNFLSNVEPVKSNTARSLDFAGCENSHPSKTAVDVHQLLKEMDKQEEKIKNMCDNKTGTISSNSSEKNTGYQTPMEWRKGIETFSTSSTDSSSFTDKSTVLYQPTGKKTESMTIAENEKNRDPPLYGYLNHALIENNIERKTSNNSNLHTDRTMTENYSTSSNFTKRSISSPQCDIHSNAKETLTVHQKLLDQTHSPEFSSFHDPTRKLMRPVSDQRLGSLSLINLWKNEKKEVETSSDKCIQRLQEEKLRRTHCEELIQQLQNKILEQQEKLAVAIQVDEAKDNAILKFHDAWEKASVKFKMVVRERDQLEKDVERLAIQNKKVAEESEERIEFHRNETKQALNIVHECKTKLEQLDKKFEELRVENEALKCANRELEERLSSEGEKNNQLSNILANKELELNESKNILLHAKKEVSQCQAAVEMCQKDFSTIKTEYDLIQEEIKAERQNVSQLHEQNKVLHEELEGRKKKEESLMENLAELQAKLDSNKKELRNFYQGQVELLVQNKLKEFQAQLDEAEQKMKEQLEKKELEIAKSAALHIQQINDKYTLEINLIEQKHQEEMQLKQVKIAQLDQRLYEMQTNYERQQDKKSDLLKQLQKVMEAQWTEALRILNNGRSPAPQEDSSSTMDQLHSLQSKSYQNMEALLSQEFEDKSRNQHYVHNGKEGYHQNQQSDKRNHHRKEGHGQRSSVASRSRGGRQQDDGHLQRYINLLLHKQPGNPAESKEKQSPQKYHSEQPTTDASMWQSATGSTQYVPDLLENQNQKEINRRKTSWK
- the LOC123319034 gene encoding WD repeat-containing protein 44 isoform X2, whose translation is MSNNSDSDEFYDAEEDVSSHPNRRKSRTLSRDLTQRANSEPNVFKKCQSNKDEASKDEDETSEASSDALGRNRKKFKELRQKLQNDDDDPPIGECVQPDSQTSSVEGVSVGPSKITQPFRVIEHDTVSLQSHSSLGRLGRILGNATDSGTIPENGRKAVSVSALSSSSLDSGSTPSSKGVSQFPSISTLTAIRPAQNVETPAKLQEPDVIASTKTSTATSSSLIKAPVAPPRRKKKNKEVGSLNLTKSASTTTFQTSSHHLASPISTVESLTREFEHSLPKQSSLPSSKEPPEVQESKSSKSSRNSTLKSVHSLDINQALKGQFVVKPQDTESYKARKSSKVEIAEKVGCMSLVKDFSSSVAAGTRGSSGRSSVGHYSLGPHRGTNQSSASNSKARRKSAGDENMMAMKVRTHTDSGKQLSDLEILEQVTVLNLDTGERVPLSVAEDKLPQCINPLSLHIMRLTSEYVSSSSMDKNKESDEESVDLKKSEIPVVDAESSEGGRVRRRTAKLKRFLDSTVKKTMHKAKSIAQEVSHARHKEDTIDIIDNVHPGEQNIKLKTSNSHKGPYEFEKVEHVQELNDEHEGPIWCMKFSCCGKLLATAGQDKVLRIWIVRDAFQFFQEMRTKYNAEKVSPTPSQESLVSHHSNDASASLANMEAMNSNRENSKLVFMPKPFCTYSGHTSDLLDVSWSKNYFILSSSMDKTVRLWHISRKECLCCFQHIDFVTAIVFHPRDDRYFLSGSLDGKLRLWNIPDKKVAVWNEVEGTTKLITAANFCQNGMFAVVGTYDGRCIFYNTDQLKYHTQIHVRSSRGRNAVGRKISGIEPMPGQDKILITSNDSRIRLYDLIDLNVSCKYKGYVNMSSQIKASFSHDGKYVVSGSENRDVYIWKTNHDYAKFSSVRRDRNDFWEAIKAHNNTVTCAIFAPNPESIIKMVEEATRSEAQEDEDNKVEDPIVEQHTKGCGGYVLVSADFNGCIKVFINKMKPKHSSLPVSAMA
- the LOC123319035 gene encoding synaptonemal complex protein 1-like isoform X1, which codes for MSDSDDTEELLLMTPHIEDQIEVVPYYDIVDKLITQVSKLKSRITSIENSSDISLGSVTNSIDAFLNMQSSDSNNACRRCYSYESLPQGSDYRRSTVPPCFSTQSTPQKPRSKLMLKSFPNSPKYDEEIKLFKKPYRMAPKSKIVEGDTLAEIGIDKQPVMEENNIIEEIDNFLSNVEPVKSNTARSLDFAGCENSHPSKTAVDVHQLLKEMDKQEEKIKNMCDNKTGTISSNSSEKNTGYQTPMEWRKGIETFSTSSTDSSSFTDKSTVLYQPTGKKTESMTIAENEKNRDPPLYGYLNHALIENNIERKTSNNSNLHTDRTMTENYSTSSNFTKRSISSPQCDIHSNAKETLTVHQKLLDQTHSPEFSSFHDPTRKLMRPVSDQRLGSLSLINLWKNEKKEVETSSDKCIQRLQEEKLRRTHCEELIQQLQNKILEQQEKLAVAIQVDEAKDNAILKFHDAWEKASVKFKMVVRERDQLEKDVERLAIQNKKVAEESEERIEFHRNETKQALNIVHECKTKLEQLDKKFEELRVENEALKCANRELEERLSSEGEKNNQLSNILANKELELNESKNILLHAKKEVSQCQAAVEMCQKDFSTIKTEYDLIQEEIKAERQNVSQLHEQNKVLHEELEGRKKKEESLMENLAELQAKLDSNKKELRNFYQGQVELLVQNKLKEFQAQLDEAEQKMKEQLEKKELEIAKSAALHIQQINDKYTLEINLIEQKHQEEMQLKQVKIAQLDQRLYEMQTNYERQQDKKSDLLKQLQKVMEAQWTEALRILNNGRSPAPQEDSSSTMDQLHSLQSKSYQNMEALLSQEFEDKSRNQHYVHNGKEGYHQNQQSDKRNHHRKEGHGQRSSVASRSRGGRQQDDGHLQRYINLLLHKQPGNPAESKEKQSPQKYHSEQPTTDASMWQSATGSTQYVPDLLENQNQKEINRRKTSWK